The Phoenix dactylifera cultivar Barhee BC4 chromosome 12, palm_55x_up_171113_PBpolish2nd_filt_p, whole genome shotgun sequence genome has a window encoding:
- the LOC103696352 gene encoding CCR4-NOT transcription complex subunit 9-like isoform X2 encodes MSKIPLSFNLNPPFGGLAGPSPSAAAAAGAGAVQPVKDRKMASAEQLVLDLCDPELRENALFDLSKKREIFQDLAPLLWNSYGTIAALLQEIVSIYPYLSPPTLSPGASNRVCNALALLQCVASHPDTRIHFLNAHIPLYLYPFLNTTSKTRPFEYLRLTSLGAIGALVKVDDTEVIGFLLQTEIIPLCLRTMEMGSELSKTVATFIVQKILLDDVGLRHICATADRFYAVGQVLGSMVTSLAEQPSTRLLKHIIRCYQRLSEHPSAT; translated from the exons ATGTCGAAGATTCCCCTCTCTTTCAATCTCAACCCTCCCTTCGGCGGCCTCGCCGGCCCGTCGCCCTCCGCCGCTGCTGCCGCCGGCGCCGGTGCTGTTCAGCCTGTGAAGGACCGGAAGATGGCGTCCGCGGAGCAGCTTGTCCTGGATCTTTGCGACCCGGAGCTCCGAGAAAATGCGCTTTTCGATCTCTCCAAG AAAAGAGAGATATTTCAAGATCTAGCTCCGCTATTATGGAATTCTTATGGCACTATTGCAGCACTCCTTCAG GAGATTGTTTCAATATACCCCTATCTTTCCCCTCCAACACTGTCACCAGGAGCATCAAATCGAGTTTGTAATGCACTTGCTCTTCTTCAG TGTGTGGCCTCACATCCTGATACCAGGATTCATTTCCTCAATG cacatatACCTTTGTATTTGTACCCGTTTTTAAATACTACAAGCAAAACAAGGCCTTTCGAGTATTTAAGACTAACCAGCTTGGGAGCTATAGGTGCACTTGTAAAG GTTGATGATACTGAGGTGATCGGTTTTCTTCTTCAGACAGAAATCATTCCTTTGTGCCTGAGAACTATGGAGATGGGTAGTGAACTTTCAAAGACA GTGGCGACCTTTATTGTGCAAAAAATACTATTGGATGATGTTGGGCTTCGACATATTTGTGCTACTGCAGACCGCTTCTATGCTGTGGGTCAAGTGCTTGGGTCTATGGTTACATCACTTGCTGAGCAGCCCTCTACTAGGCTGTTGAAGCATATAATCCGTTGTTACCAACGGCTTTCAGAGCACCCAAG TGCGACCTAA
- the LOC103696352 gene encoding CCR4-NOT transcription complex subunit 9-like isoform X1: protein MSKIPLSFNLNPPFGGLAGPSPSAAAAAGAGAVQPVKDRKMASAEQLVLDLCDPELRENALFDLSKKREIFQDLAPLLWNSYGTIAALLQEIVSIYPYLSPPTLSPGASNRVCNALALLQCVASHPDTRIHFLNAHIPLYLYPFLNTTSKTRPFEYLRLTSLGAIGALVKVDDTEVIGFLLQTEIIPLCLRTMEMGSELSKTVATFIVQKILLDDVGLRHICATADRFYAVGQVLGSMVTSLAEQPSTRLLKHIIRCYQRLSEHPRACDSLKNCLPDMLKDGTFNNCLRDDPAARDWLQQLLDNVSGANRVPNLHARLDHMMGN from the exons ATGTCGAAGATTCCCCTCTCTTTCAATCTCAACCCTCCCTTCGGCGGCCTCGCCGGCCCGTCGCCCTCCGCCGCTGCTGCCGCCGGCGCCGGTGCTGTTCAGCCTGTGAAGGACCGGAAGATGGCGTCCGCGGAGCAGCTTGTCCTGGATCTTTGCGACCCGGAGCTCCGAGAAAATGCGCTTTTCGATCTCTCCAAG AAAAGAGAGATATTTCAAGATCTAGCTCCGCTATTATGGAATTCTTATGGCACTATTGCAGCACTCCTTCAG GAGATTGTTTCAATATACCCCTATCTTTCCCCTCCAACACTGTCACCAGGAGCATCAAATCGAGTTTGTAATGCACTTGCTCTTCTTCAG TGTGTGGCCTCACATCCTGATACCAGGATTCATTTCCTCAATG cacatatACCTTTGTATTTGTACCCGTTTTTAAATACTACAAGCAAAACAAGGCCTTTCGAGTATTTAAGACTAACCAGCTTGGGAGCTATAGGTGCACTTGTAAAG GTTGATGATACTGAGGTGATCGGTTTTCTTCTTCAGACAGAAATCATTCCTTTGTGCCTGAGAACTATGGAGATGGGTAGTGAACTTTCAAAGACA GTGGCGACCTTTATTGTGCAAAAAATACTATTGGATGATGTTGGGCTTCGACATATTTGTGCTACTGCAGACCGCTTCTATGCTGTGGGTCAAGTGCTTGGGTCTATGGTTACATCACTTGCTGAGCAGCCCTCTACTAGGCTGTTGAAGCATATAATCCGTTGTTACCAACGGCTTTCAGAGCACCCAAG GGCATGTGACAGTTTGAAGAACTGCCTTCCAGATATGCTAAAAGATGGAACTTTTAATAATTGCCTTCGT GATGATCCTGCGGCCCGAGACTGG